Proteins co-encoded in one Ooceraea biroi isolate clonal line C1 chromosome 9, Obir_v5.4, whole genome shotgun sequence genomic window:
- the LOC113562575 gene encoding uncharacterized protein LOC113562575, with product MAEYASLRHMQRCTVPTDVQSASVYLPHHGVLRQQSTTTKLRVVFNGSYRTKSGYSLNDCLHTGPKLQQDLDAVLLRWRVHPYVFAADIEKMYRQILVHPDDQPAQKIIWSEAGPPLEYLLCTVAFGLACSPFLAIRVILQLADDEEHRFPQAAQILRDDMYVDDVLSGADTPERAADKAKQLAQLLIAGGFPLQKWSTNDLTILANIHESSQLDFSNREFNAEARTLGLIWNPNSDTFRFKVSAVVSSSSITKRTILSRISQLFDPLGWLSPITLVGKMLIQQLWKDQIEWDDPVPAAISQKWVSFADNLTTVESYSIPRWLHTHSDSQAIEIHGFSDASHDALGAVVYLRSFSEFSDVNITLLVAKSKVAPLKKQTIPRLELSAAMLLARLISRIRKILLKYQSVPVHLWLDSSVSLAWIRGQPSQWAEFVANRVAVIQELVPDAKWHHVAGTDNPADCASRGLLPLQLLNHELWWHGPAWLKQPSVM from the coding sequence ATGGCGGAGTACGCTAGTTTACGGCACATGCAACGCTGCACCGTCCCCACCGACGTACAATCCGCCTCTGTATATCTGCCACATCACGGAGTTCTTCGTCAACAAAGCACTACAACCAAACTGCGAGTTGTTTTTAACGGATCATACCGCACAAAGTCTGGATACTCACTCAACGACTGCCTTCACACTGGTCCAAAGCTTCAACAGGATCTCGACGCCGTTCTGCTCCGTTGGCGTGTCCATCCATACGTGTTCGCAGCTGATATCGAAAAAATGTATCGGCAGATTCTCGTTCACCCTGACGATCAACCAGCTCAAAAGATCATTTGGAGTGAAGCGGGGCCTCCGCTCGAATATCTTCTTTGCACGGTCGCCTTCGGTTTAGCATGTTCGCCATTCTTGGCAATACGTGTTATTTTACAACTTGCTGACGATGAGGAACATCGCTTTCCACAAGCAGCTCAGATCTTACGTGATGATATGTACGTTGACGATGTGCTTTCAGGTGCTGACACCCCAGAACGCGCGGCTGACAAAGCCAAGCAGTTAGCACAGTTACTCATAGCGGGCGGCTTTCCGTTGCAGAAGTGGTCCACCAACGATCTCACCATACTGGCCAATATTCACGAATCTTCGCAGCTTGATTTTTCGAACCGAGAATTCAACGCAGAGGCTAGAACTCTCGGACTCATATGGAATCCAAACTCAGACACGTTCCGATTCAAGGTCAGTGCTGttgtctcttcttcttctatcACGAAACGCACAATTCTGTCTCGTATCTCTCAGCTCTTTGATCCTCTTGGTTGGCTCTCGCCCATCACTCTCGTTGGGAAAATGCTCATTCAGCAGCTCTGGAAGGACCAGATCGAATGGGATGACCCCGTTCCAGCCGCAATTTCGCAGAAATGGGTGAGCTTCGCCGACAATCTCACGACCGTGGAGTCGTACTCCATTCCGAGGTGGCTTCATACGCACTCAGACTCGCAGGCCATTGAAATCCATGGCTTCTCCGACGCGTCACACGACGCTCTCGGGGCTGTCGTCTACCTTCGCTCATTCTCTGAGTTTTCAGATGTTAATATCACTTTACTCGTGGCAAAAAGCAAAGTAGCTCCACTCAAAAAACAGACGATTCCTCGACTTGAGTTATCCGCTGCGATGCTGCTGGCTCGTCTGATCTCTCGCATCCGCAAAATACTCCTCAAGTATCAATCTGTTCCAGTGCATCTTTGGCTTGACTCTAGCGTTAGTCTCGCGTGGATTAGAGGTCAGCCATCACAATGGGCAGAATTTGTCGCAAATCGGGTCGCTGTAATTCAGGAGCTTGTTCCAGATGCAAAATGGCACCACGTCGCTGGAACCGATAATCCAGCCGACTGCGCATCCAGGGGACTTCTGCCACTTCAACTTCTCAATCATGAGCTCTGGTGGCACGGACCTGCCTGGCTAAAACAACCGTCTGTGATGTAG